A DNA window from Nerophis lumbriciformis linkage group LG33, RoL_Nlum_v2.1, whole genome shotgun sequence contains the following coding sequences:
- the LOC133575759 gene encoding uncharacterized protein isoform X3 codes for MCERTIAKYEEELCTTKEEKERQPQVVLHRTDVCEEQLLPAKQECSFWMVKEDPSKRKTGRHRPSGVSFSSLTQTLPCKKEEEDSLTPHIKDEEEEHSISQPKWLEEFPVTGVPVKSEDDEVKGESEEKSSSSTQHMTTEADGDHCGGSQADKLLAPLSDSEDTTSHSPDTDDEDSKDDKTCHTDNTHLKCSHCDKTFKYHSDLNRHMRRHTGEKPFICSICSRGFTRSQSLKVHVTSHTGEKPFSCSTCGKGFTLSNNLKAHMRTHTGEKPFSCSTCGKGFTLSNNLKVHTRTHADEKPFSCSICGKSFNQSHYLKVHMTTHTGEKRFSCSICGKGFMHNQSLKVHMRRHTGEKVLSCSVCGERFSYKYQCKKHKCAGEKSSIK; via the exons atgtgcgaaagaacgatagcaaagtacgaggaggaactttgtacaacaaaagaggagaaggagcgacaacctcaagttgtgttacacagaacag acgtctgtgaagaacaacttctgcCTGCAAAACAGGAGTGTAGCTTCTGGATGGTGAAGGAGGATCCATCAAAGAGGAAGACCGGGCGCCACAGACCCTCTGGtgtctccttttcctctttgacacagaccctgccctgtaaaaaggaagaggaagactcactgaccccccacattaaagatgaagaggaggaacacagcatcagtcagcctaaatggttggaggagttcccagtgactggtgtccctgtgaagagtgaagatgatgaggtcaaaggtgaaagtgaggagaagagcagcagctcaacacaacacatgacaacagaagctgatggagaccactgtggaggatcacaagcagacaagctcttagctccactatcagatagtgaggacacaacgtcacactctcctgacactgatgatgaagactctaaagatgataagacatgtcacactgacaacactcacctcaaatgttctcactgtgacaaaacctttaaatACCATAGTGATCTGAAtagacacatgagaagacacaccggagaaaaaccttttatctgttcaatatGTAGTAGAGGTTTTACACGAAGTCAGAGTTTGAAAGTACACGTGAcatcacacactggtgaaaaacctttttcctgttcaacctgtggtaaaggttttacacttaGTAACAATttgaaagcacacatgagaacacacactggtgaaaaacctttttcctgttcaacctgtggtaaaggttttacacttagtaacaatttgaaagtacacacgAGAACGCACGCTgacgaaaaacctttttcctgttcaatctgtggtaaaagttttaatcaaagtcattatttgaaagtacacatgacaacacacactggggaaaaacgtttttcctgttcaatctgtggtaaaggttttatgcATAATCAatctttgaaagtacacatgagaagacacacaggagagaaagtgttgagttgcagtgtgtgtggtgaaagattctcttataagtaccagtgtaagaaacacaagtgtgctggtgagaaaagCAGCATaaaatga